The proteins below come from a single Tenuifilum sp. 4138str genomic window:
- a CDS encoding ferritin-like domain-containing protein — MGKEGIRIASVDLEKLLEMLNAALAEEWLAYYQYWIGAKVMEGPMRSEIEPELLLHASQELNHAVMVADRIIQLGGTPLLHPNDWFKHAGCSYDAPVDPYIEAILEQNLNGERCAIRRYNEIATFTNGKDHMTHQMATQILAEEIEHENDIEDWITDINRMKEEIKKFKL; from the coding sequence ATGGGAAAAGAAGGAATTAGAATAGCATCGGTTGATTTAGAAAAATTACTCGAGATGCTTAACGCAGCACTAGCCGAGGAATGGCTTGCTTACTACCAGTACTGGATTGGTGCAAAGGTTATGGAAGGCCCTATGCGAAGCGAAATAGAGCCGGAATTGTTACTACATGCCAGCCAGGAACTTAACCATGCCGTTATGGTAGCCGATCGTATCATACAGCTAGGTGGCACACCATTGCTACATCCCAACGATTGGTTTAAGCATGCCGGTTGCAGTTACGATGCTCCCGTTGACCCTTACATTGAAGCCATTCTGGAACAGAACCTGAACGGTGAGCGTTGTGCTATTCGGAGGTACAACGAGATAGCCACCTTTACTAATGGTAAGGATCACATGACCCACCAAATGGCTACGCAGATACTTGCCGAGGAAATTGAACATGAGAATGATATTGAGGATTGGATTACCGACATCAATCGCATGAAGGAGGAGATTAAGAAATTTAAGCTGTAA
- a CDS encoding Fur family transcriptional regulator yields the protein MNYDELTKLLSEKGLKVTPQRVAVLEALYEIMNHPSAEEVRQKLHSRFPSIAIGTIYNILDTFCEHGIIRKVKTDSDFVRYDVDMEKHHHIYCESCNHIENYHDPELDELLKAYFDRKQIPHFQIKEFSLQIIGNYKATHDKPNQNK from the coding sequence ATGAATTACGATGAACTAACCAAGTTGCTTTCCGAAAAGGGATTAAAGGTTACCCCACAAAGGGTTGCCGTGCTTGAGGCTTTGTATGAGATTATGAATCACCCCTCTGCTGAGGAGGTAAGGCAAAAGTTGCATAGCCGTTTTCCCAGCATAGCCATAGGAACCATATACAATATCCTGGATACATTCTGCGAGCACGGCATTATTAGAAAGGTAAAAACCGATAGCGATTTTGTTAGGTACGATGTTGATATGGAAAAGCATCACCATATATATTGCGAAAGTTGCAACCATATTGAAAACTATCACGATCCTGAGCTTGATGAGCTTCTAAAGGCATACTTTGATAGAAAACAAATTCCACATTTCCAGATCAAAGAGTTTAGCCTGCAAATCATTGGAAATTATAAAGCAACTCATGACAAACCAAACCAAAACAAATAA
- a CDS encoding Crp/Fnr family transcriptional regulator: MKLDCKLCKMKSPAAELLRPNEIDTLEQNCAQVKFTKGETIFREGTFATNIVYLRSGLVKIHMKGPIGEKILRLNKAPAYLGLPTTFGDKVNHYSATALVDSEVCFISLDAFKKFIFSNGDFAYEIIMDLCRSELADFQRFTNLSQKQLPGRIAELLLCFSNHLFKSNTFELPLNITELANFVSASRESVSRQFSELIKLGIIEITSGKKLIILRKEMLEKISTNG; the protein is encoded by the coding sequence ATGAAACTCGATTGCAAGCTATGTAAGATGAAGTCTCCGGCGGCTGAACTGCTTAGGCCCAATGAGATTGATACCCTTGAACAGAACTGTGCCCAGGTAAAATTTACAAAAGGCGAAACAATTTTTCGCGAGGGAACCTTTGCAACCAATATTGTTTACTTGCGATCGGGGTTAGTAAAAATTCATATGAAAGGCCCTATTGGCGAAAAAATATTAAGGTTGAACAAAGCTCCTGCTTACCTTGGCTTACCTACAACCTTTGGCGATAAGGTTAACCATTACTCTGCCACAGCTTTAGTTGATTCAGAGGTTTGCTTTATTTCCCTCGATGCCTTTAAAAAATTTATTTTCTCCAATGGCGACTTTGCTTATGAAATAATCATGGATTTATGCCGGAGCGAATTAGCCGATTTTCAGCGATTTACTAATCTGTCGCAGAAGCAATTACCTGGCCGAATTGCCGAGTTGCTCCTCTGTTTCTCAAACCATCTTTTTAAATCAAATACCTTTGAACTCCCTTTGAACATCACGGAGTTAGCCAACTTTGTTAGCGCTTCGCGCGAAAGCGTTAGCCGACAGTTTTCCGAGCTAATCAAATTAGGAATAATTGAAATAACTTCCGGGAAAAAGCTAATCATTCTTAGAAAGGAGATGCTTGAAAAAATAAGCACTAATGGTTAA
- a CDS encoding DsrE/DsrF/DrsH-like family protein yields MEEEMLKQLEDLKKRVSKLEKNRKDQLSIAIVSGDLDKILATMIISLAAAASDTKVKLFFSFWALSALRDPKKKAKGKGFIPKMFGMMLPKGRNKLKLSKMNMLGMGPAMIKMLMRKQNVLSLDEMFKQAGELGIEIIVCEMSMNLMGFKKEEIIDYPHLSYAGAGTFVAEASESSIQFFI; encoded by the coding sequence ATGGAAGAAGAAATGCTCAAACAGCTTGAAGACCTAAAAAAAAGGGTTAGTAAGCTAGAGAAAAATCGTAAAGATCAGCTGTCGATAGCAATAGTATCGGGCGACTTAGACAAAATTTTGGCCACAATGATAATCTCTTTGGCTGCCGCAGCGAGCGATACAAAGGTTAAGCTATTCTTTTCCTTCTGGGCGCTTTCGGCATTAAGAGATCCCAAAAAGAAAGCCAAGGGTAAAGGTTTCATTCCTAAAATGTTTGGAATGATGCTGCCAAAAGGTCGTAATAAACTTAAGCTTTCCAAAATGAATATGTTGGGCATGGGACCTGCAATGATAAAAATGTTAATGCGCAAGCAAAACGTACTATCACTTGATGAAATGTTTAAGCAAGCAGGTGAACTTGGAATAGAAATTATTGTATGTGAGATGTCGATGAATCTGATGGGATTCAAGAAAGAGGAGATAATCGATTATCCGCACCTAAGCTATGCTGGTGCCGGAACTTTTGTAGCAGAGGCAAGTGAAAGTAGTATACAATTTTTCATATAA
- a CDS encoding DsrE family protein yields the protein MSDKLVIIVTNGPDNQEKVTLPFVMATAALTMDVEVTVILQAAGVLIAKKGGCIENVKAPGLMPLKELMDTFLENGGKLLLCTPCVKERGMAENELIEGSQLIAAGTVITESLSANSVLTY from the coding sequence ATGAGTGACAAACTAGTTATTATCGTTACAAATGGTCCAGATAATCAGGAAAAAGTTACTCTGCCATTTGTTATGGCAACAGCAGCACTTACAATGGATGTTGAAGTAACAGTAATACTTCAGGCAGCTGGTGTTTTAATTGCTAAAAAAGGAGGGTGCATAGAAAATGTAAAAGCGCCTGGATTAATGCCTCTCAAAGAGCTAATGGATACCTTCCTTGAGAATGGAGGAAAACTCTTGCTATGTACTCCATGTGTAAAGGAAAGGGGAATGGCTGAAAATGAACTAATTGAAGGTTCACAGTTAATAGCTGCTGGAACAGTTATAACGGAATCATTGTCGGCTAATTCTGTACTCACCTACTAA
- a CDS encoding sulfurtransferase TusA family protein gives MNAEELKNLEVAQTVDARGTSCPGPLLAAKKAVGEIESGEILEVLSSDEGTKNDIPKWCEKMEHEFLGIIEEDSYFRLFLRKA, from the coding sequence ATGAATGCAGAAGAATTAAAAAATCTAGAAGTGGCACAAACAGTTGATGCACGTGGAACTTCGTGTCCTGGGCCACTGCTTGCTGCAAAAAAGGCAGTAGGTGAAATTGAATCGGGCGAAATTCTTGAAGTGCTATCATCCGATGAGGGTACCAAAAACGATATCCCCAAATGGTGCGAAAAAATGGAACATGAGTTTTTAGGTATCATTGAAGAGGATAGCTACTTCCGCCTATTTTTAAGAAAAGCTTAA
- a CDS encoding hydrogenase iron-sulfur subunit gives MKTEGYAPRILVFSTDKISDPGIDQAGLRKLHYSPRVYVISLPCSSGVKPRWIMKAFEEGFDGVFIAADGHECSYSPKCAEHTNNIIVEAQRLMRERNINTKRIRMAAICSVCAEPFVNHMGTFSKILAELGSVKNEIASNS, from the coding sequence ATGAAAACCGAAGGCTACGCACCAAGAATTCTGGTATTCTCAACCGATAAAATTTCGGACCCGGGAATTGATCAGGCTGGGTTGAGAAAACTACACTATTCACCAAGGGTCTATGTTATTAGTCTTCCCTGCTCTTCTGGGGTTAAACCACGCTGGATAATGAAAGCCTTTGAGGAAGGGTTCGATGGTGTTTTTATAGCTGCCGACGGGCATGAATGCTCTTACAGCCCGAAATGTGCCGAACACACCAACAATATTATAGTTGAGGCCCAGCGGCTTATGAGGGAACGAAATATCAACACCAAACGAATCCGTATGGCAGCCATTTGCTCAGTTTGTGCTGAACCATTTGTAAACCATATGGGAACATTCTCAAAAATTTTAGCGGAACTGGGTAGTGTTAAAAATGAAATTGCAAGTAATTCTTAG
- a CDS encoding FAD-dependent oxidoreductase: MTTNNKYDALVIGGGIAGQEAALNLADMDYKVLLVEKELSIGGKMIQLSKVFPTLDCAACITTPKMSETARHGNIKVMLNSTVKEIQKHNGAFTVKVNHGARYVKPEACTGCQQCEFACPEVRPDDYNTHLAGRKVAYIPFSLANPRIAAIDRNGTSAPCISACPGGVKPYGYVSLVRNGQYEEAMNLHLEDIPLPGSLGRACYAPCQGECTRGNLEGAVDIRRIKRFFAEHYYNKFPEPPTREINANTNKRVAIIGSGPAGLTAAYHLALKGHKVKIFEAAPKAGGMLMLTLPEYRLPKTVVERDIKNITSLGVEIECNKRVENITELKQQGFDAVFVAVGTHQSSKMHIEGENLEGVEGCLDFLRNVNIGERYNLTGKRVIVVGGGNTAIDASRTALRLGAEQVTVVYRRSREEMPCFAPEIKEAEEEGVKIDILCNPIRFIGQNGKVSKVELVRMKLGEPDASGRRSPIPIEGSNYLVNADLVIEAVGLQPSTQPFANELELAKGGTIKVNGKTFQTNIPYIFAGGDSVSGASTIIEAAGQGKKAAFYIDKYLNGLDIDTFEFDEKLPAADKNEVIAKRHPALKKPVNDTYRRPAERVKDFNDVEHTLTEQQAKESAERCLDCSNCRECHQCKTACPADAIDFGQKDELITVDAKTVIVSTGFKLFKPEHKPQYGYGIYPNVIDAMQMDRLIAPTRPFNNVLRPGDGKIPDKIAYILCTGSRDSSLENAMACSGECSNNPICSQICCMYSIKQAQLLMGALPMADITIYYMDIRAFGKGYDEFFQEAKSMAVNFVKGRIAKIFPKDQPNGDLILRYEDVTTGKLKESKHDLVVLSVGVLPNSSISRVFSNATLELDEQKFIKQIDELVNPAQTSIPGVFVAGTASGPKDIPDSILSAGTAAAEAASYINMLTH, translated from the coding sequence ATGACAACCAATAATAAATACGATGCATTGGTAATTGGGGGCGGAATTGCCGGCCAGGAGGCCGCTCTTAATCTTGCCGACATGGATTACAAGGTTCTGCTGGTTGAAAAAGAACTTTCCATTGGCGGTAAAATGATACAGCTGAGCAAGGTATTCCCCACCCTCGACTGCGCAGCTTGCATCACCACGCCAAAAATGTCCGAAACGGCTCGACATGGTAATATTAAGGTGATGTTAAACAGCACCGTAAAAGAAATCCAAAAGCACAACGGTGCTTTTACGGTGAAAGTAAATCATGGTGCCCGTTATGTTAAACCGGAAGCCTGCACAGGTTGTCAGCAATGCGAATTTGCATGTCCTGAGGTTAGACCCGATGATTACAATACCCATTTGGCAGGCCGAAAGGTTGCTTACATTCCATTTAGCTTAGCAAATCCCCGTATTGCAGCAATTGACCGGAATGGAACATCGGCACCTTGCATAAGTGCATGCCCGGGCGGTGTAAAACCATATGGGTATGTGTCGTTGGTGCGAAATGGTCAGTATGAAGAAGCCATGAATCTTCACCTTGAAGATATTCCTCTACCTGGGAGCCTTGGCCGTGCATGCTATGCTCCCTGCCAGGGTGAATGCACCAGAGGCAACCTTGAAGGTGCAGTTGATATCCGACGTATCAAGCGTTTCTTTGCCGAGCATTACTACAACAAATTCCCCGAACCCCCGACTCGTGAAATTAATGCAAACACAAACAAAAGGGTAGCCATTATTGGTTCGGGACCAGCAGGATTAACTGCAGCATACCATCTTGCCCTGAAAGGCCATAAAGTTAAAATTTTTGAGGCAGCACCTAAGGCCGGTGGTATGCTTATGCTCACTCTTCCTGAGTATCGATTACCCAAAACAGTAGTTGAAAGGGATATTAAGAATATTACATCGCTTGGCGTTGAAATTGAGTGCAATAAAAGGGTTGAGAATATTACCGAATTGAAACAGCAAGGTTTCGATGCAGTATTTGTTGCAGTTGGAACTCACCAGAGTAGCAAAATGCATATTGAGGGCGAAAACCTTGAAGGAGTTGAAGGGTGTTTAGACTTTCTTAGAAATGTAAATATTGGCGAAAGGTATAACCTTACCGGAAAAAGGGTAATAGTAGTTGGGGGAGGAAACACTGCCATTGATGCATCGCGAACTGCCCTGAGGCTTGGAGCAGAACAGGTAACGGTTGTTTACCGCCGTAGCCGTGAGGAAATGCCCTGCTTTGCCCCCGAAATAAAAGAGGCAGAAGAAGAAGGCGTCAAAATTGATATTCTTTGCAACCCAATTCGGTTTATAGGACAAAATGGGAAGGTGAGCAAGGTTGAACTGGTTAGGATGAAACTAGGCGAACCCGACGCAAGCGGCCGTAGGAGTCCCATTCCTATTGAAGGTTCCAACTATTTGGTTAATGCCGATTTGGTTATTGAGGCAGTTGGGTTACAACCATCAACCCAACCATTTGCAAACGAATTGGAGCTGGCCAAAGGAGGAACCATAAAAGTAAACGGCAAAACCTTTCAAACTAACATCCCCTATATTTTTGCCGGAGGCGACAGCGTAAGCGGTGCTTCAACCATAATTGAAGCAGCAGGACAGGGTAAAAAAGCAGCATTCTATATCGACAAGTACTTAAATGGACTTGATATCGATACCTTTGAATTTGATGAGAAACTTCCTGCCGCTGACAAGAACGAGGTTATTGCCAAGCGACACCCCGCACTAAAAAAACCTGTAAACGATACTTATAGGAGACCGGCTGAAAGGGTTAAGGATTTTAATGATGTTGAGCATACCCTTACAGAGCAGCAAGCCAAGGAGAGCGCAGAGCGCTGTTTGGATTGTAGTAATTGTCGTGAATGCCACCAATGTAAAACGGCATGTCCTGCCGATGCAATCGATTTTGGCCAAAAGGATGAACTGATTACAGTTGATGCCAAAACGGTAATTGTTTCAACCGGGTTTAAGCTCTTTAAACCCGAGCACAAACCGCAATACGGGTATGGCATTTATCCTAACGTGATTGATGCTATGCAAATGGATAGGCTCATAGCGCCTACCCGCCCCTTCAACAATGTTTTGCGCCCGGGCGACGGAAAAATACCCGACAAGATAGCCTATATTCTGTGCACTGGCTCAAGGGATTCCAGCCTTGAGAATGCTATGGCTTGTAGTGGCGAATGCTCCAATAACCCTATATGTTCCCAAATATGCTGCATGTATTCCATCAAACAAGCCCAACTCCTTATGGGTGCTTTGCCAATGGCCGATATCACCATATACTACATGGATATCCGAGCATTTGGTAAAGGTTACGATGAATTCTTCCAGGAAGCCAAATCGATGGCAGTAAACTTTGTTAAGGGTCGAATTGCAAAAATATTCCCAAAAGACCAACCCAATGGCGACTTAATACTCCGCTATGAAGATGTAACAACCGGAAAGTTAAAGGAAAGCAAACACGACCTTGTTGTCCTTTCCGTTGGTGTTCTGCCAAATAGTTCCATTTCCAGGGTATTCAGCAATGCAACCCTTGAGCTCGACGAGCAAAAATTCATCAAGCAGATAGATGAATTGGTAAACCCAGCCCAAACAAGCATTCCGGGTGTATTTGTTGCCGGAACCGCTTCAGGGCCTAAGGATATCCCCGATTCTATTCTATCGGCAGGAACTGCAGCTGCTGAAGCCGCAAGCTATATAAACATGTTAACACATTAA
- a CDS encoding CoB--CoM heterodisulfide reductase iron-sulfur subunit A family protein: MKQRIGVYICHCGGNISDYVDVEQLSKLIANENNVVISKDVMFACSDSNQKEMIQDIQEKQLDAIVVASCSPKLHTHTFRNVALRAGINPYNYVQVNVREQCSWAHSDTPLDATVKAYGLIRAGINRVAYSEALDNIEIKAQKAVAVIGAGVAGMRAAIELARLGNNVYLIEKEEKVGGRVAQNGKLFMTGEDGKALTQRLLDNVKSYSQINLFTKATLEKVSGSVGNFNIDVNVEGNLLKLNVGAILVTTGFDYYQPSDNEYGFGQTNRVITLQEFNKLVENNSKELSFDGKPVNNIAYIYCVGNRQSKGPNRYCSRYCCTAAIHSSITAHEKFSGIKAFHFYRDIRTYGKQELLYRQSSLNGDVYLKFEEKEPPVIEVENGYPVVKVKDYLTSKKEIALKADLVVLVTGMVARSDSNSVSDKLKIPVGNDKFFNEIHPKLRPVETVINGVYIGGACQGPKNISESVQSALAGVSKINALLKKEVIELEPIVARVNKETCLWCGKCAEVCEYDAIKPLEVNGKMVAEVNVATCKGCGICAPVCPNDAIEIAEYSNQGIESMIAGFAAQAEINQTETQHEEKDENALVGMKEYPKEWKTILESFNGTPLTIPQISNLSGLAKELVTYHLMTMNRYGIVEPAGLNDEESYYLYKPKNH, from the coding sequence ATGAAGCAACGAATAGGAGTTTACATATGCCACTGCGGCGGAAATATATCCGATTATGTGGATGTTGAACAGCTGAGCAAACTTATAGCAAACGAAAATAACGTTGTTATTTCCAAGGATGTTATGTTTGCCTGTTCCGACTCCAACCAAAAGGAGATGATACAGGACATACAGGAAAAACAACTCGATGCAATTGTGGTTGCATCATGTTCACCAAAACTTCATACCCATACTTTCCGGAATGTGGCGCTAAGAGCAGGAATAAACCCCTACAACTATGTTCAGGTAAATGTTCGCGAGCAATGCTCATGGGCTCACTCCGATACTCCACTTGACGCAACCGTTAAGGCTTACGGGCTAATCAGAGCTGGTATCAATAGGGTTGCCTACTCTGAAGCACTTGATAATATTGAAATAAAAGCGCAAAAAGCTGTTGCTGTAATAGGAGCAGGAGTAGCTGGCATGCGCGCCGCTATTGAACTTGCACGGTTAGGTAACAACGTTTATCTTATTGAAAAGGAAGAAAAAGTGGGTGGAAGGGTTGCCCAAAATGGTAAACTTTTTATGACTGGCGAAGATGGCAAAGCTCTTACTCAAAGACTATTAGACAATGTAAAGAGCTATAGCCAGATAAACCTCTTCACAAAGGCAACACTCGAAAAAGTTTCGGGAAGCGTAGGTAATTTTAACATAGATGTTAATGTTGAAGGGAATCTTTTAAAACTTAACGTTGGAGCAATACTCGTAACAACCGGTTTCGATTATTATCAACCCTCCGATAATGAATACGGTTTTGGACAAACCAATAGGGTTATCACCCTTCAGGAATTTAACAAACTTGTTGAAAATAACTCTAAAGAGTTAAGCTTTGATGGTAAACCAGTAAATAACATTGCCTATATTTACTGTGTTGGGAACAGACAATCAAAAGGTCCAAACAGGTATTGTTCCCGTTACTGCTGCACAGCCGCCATTCACTCATCAATTACAGCCCACGAAAAGTTTTCAGGAATAAAAGCCTTCCATTTTTATCGCGATATCAGAACGTATGGAAAACAGGAATTACTTTACCGGCAATCATCGTTAAACGGTGATGTATACCTTAAATTCGAAGAAAAAGAACCGCCTGTAATTGAAGTTGAAAATGGTTACCCAGTAGTAAAAGTAAAGGATTACCTTACATCAAAGAAAGAAATTGCGTTAAAAGCTGATTTGGTAGTCCTAGTAACAGGCATGGTTGCACGTTCCGATAGCAATAGTGTTTCGGACAAACTAAAAATTCCGGTAGGAAACGATAAGTTTTTCAATGAGATTCATCCTAAGCTCCGTCCGGTAGAAACCGTAATAAATGGTGTGTACATCGGTGGCGCCTGTCAGGGGCCTAAAAATATTAGCGAGTCAGTGCAATCAGCACTTGCAGGAGTTTCGAAAATTAACGCTTTACTCAAAAAAGAGGTAATTGAACTGGAGCCAATTGTGGCAAGAGTAAATAAAGAAACCTGCTTGTGGTGCGGTAAATGTGCCGAGGTTTGCGAGTATGATGCCATAAAACCCCTTGAGGTAAATGGTAAAATGGTTGCTGAAGTAAATGTAGCTACCTGCAAGGGTTGTGGCATTTGTGCGCCCGTTTGCCCAAACGATGCCATTGAGATAGCAGAGTATTCAAATCAAGGTATTGAATCGATGATTGCAGGTTTTGCAGCTCAAGCTGAAATCAATCAGACTGAAACCCAACACGAGGAAAAAGATGAAAACGCCCTTGTGGGCATGAAGGAATACCCAAAGGAGTGGAAAACCATACTTGAAAGTTTTAATGGCACCCCACTAACAATTCCACAAATATCCAATTTGTCGGGTCTTGCCAAGGAATTGGTAACCTATCACCTAATGACCATGAACAGGTATGGCATAGTTGAACCTGCTGGGTTAAACGATGAAGAATCGTACTATTTGTATAAACCTAAAAATCACTAG
- a CDS encoding 4Fe-4S dicluster domain-containing protein, translating to MPTINPNFAEEIKKFGAKDFNLCFNCGNCTAICSLSTNDETFPRELIRYSTLGLEDDLKSSLKPWLCYYCGECSTDCPRQANPGELMMSLRRWLTAQYDWTGLSGLLYKNLWAYILAMIAIFGAVAGISYFSEFTHSELMHIGHLFEMVAIAGVFAIILLPNIIRMWYFTIIKPGIKVNLKAYFLSLKDLFIHMFTQKRFLGCEPTRENKMRWLLHLILVIGYLSLLFTTVFLNWFSTTSNFIVWLGYIESATIFLITILFMQKRMRKVDAMHKHSQPSDWFFVIWLFLMGFTAFMVRLLIDTQQIDSFFWVYVIHITVLAQWALIIVPFGKWTHFLYRSFAMYFDALTMIKEKK from the coding sequence ATGCCCACTATAAACCCAAACTTTGCTGAGGAAATTAAAAAATTCGGAGCAAAAGATTTTAATCTTTGTTTTAACTGTGGAAACTGCACAGCCATTTGCTCACTTTCTACAAACGATGAAACTTTTCCTCGTGAACTAATTCGTTACAGCACGCTTGGTCTGGAGGACGACCTAAAATCATCGCTCAAACCTTGGCTATGTTACTATTGTGGCGAGTGTAGCACCGATTGCCCCAGGCAAGCCAATCCTGGAGAACTGATGATGTCGCTTAGGCGTTGGCTAACTGCCCAGTACGATTGGACAGGGTTATCAGGTTTGCTTTATAAAAACCTCTGGGCCTACATTCTAGCAATGATAGCCATTTTTGGCGCAGTTGCGGGAATTTCATACTTTTCAGAATTTACCCATTCCGAGCTGATGCACATTGGCCATCTTTTTGAGATGGTTGCCATAGCCGGAGTTTTCGCAATTATACTCCTGCCAAACATAATCAGGATGTGGTATTTTACCATTATTAAACCTGGAATAAAAGTAAATCTAAAAGCATATTTTCTTTCCTTAAAGGACCTATTTATCCACATGTTCACACAAAAACGATTCCTGGGATGTGAGCCCACCCGCGAGAATAAAATGCGCTGGTTGCTTCATCTTATACTTGTTATTGGTTACCTCTCACTACTTTTCACAACGGTCTTTCTAAACTGGTTTTCCACTACAAGTAATTTCATAGTATGGCTGGGTTACATTGAGAGTGCAACTATATTTTTAATCACAATTCTGTTCATGCAAAAACGAATGCGTAAGGTTGATGCCATGCACAAGCACTCCCAACCATCGGATTGGTTTTTTGTAATTTGGTTATTCCTAATGGGTTTTACAGCATTTATGGTTCGTCTTTTAATTGACACCCAGCAAATAGATAGTTTCTTTTGGGTTTATGTCATTCATATTACTGTGCTTGCTCAGTGGGCATTAATAATAGTGCCATTTGGTAAATGGACTCACTTTTTATATAGATCCTTTGCCATGTATTTTGATGCACTTACAATGATCAAGGAGAAAAAATAG
- a CDS encoding nucleoid-associated protein, with amino-acid sequence MLDFSNAELTEVIVHSVGIETDDIILSDAPSDIDDNLLNSLLREYFLGSFRNQGFYSFEHSSSLELNELYSYCSDFFEGNINFIEFSRNVANHLQHVSVHPNIKGGELYIASFTDMVVDGELTDGIGIFKAESKERFLHVSRDAKGLKVTCQFGTTPRKLDKACLVFNTEKDFGYKLCVIDNTNRDEAKYWLNDFLRAKLRNDDFYQTKQAINLCREFVEEVVRPENNFVKVDQADILCKTRDFFKANEVFDLKEFEEVVLEEPKMAETFRDFKQKYEEAIGCNIPDSFKISTDATRQSQKFFKSVVKLDKNFHIYIHGGRDRVERGFDPDTGLNYYKLFFDKEV; translated from the coding sequence ATGCTTGACTTTTCAAATGCTGAACTAACCGAGGTTATAGTCCACTCAGTTGGGATAGAAACTGATGATATTATTTTATCAGATGCACCTTCAGATATTGATGATAATCTATTGAACAGCCTGCTAAGGGAGTACTTTCTAGGGAGTTTTAGGAATCAAGGATTTTACTCATTTGAGCACAGTTCAAGCCTTGAACTTAATGAATTGTATAGTTACTGCAGCGATTTTTTTGAGGGGAATATTAACTTCATTGAGTTTTCAAGGAATGTGGCCAATCACCTTCAGCATGTATCTGTTCATCCTAACATTAAGGGAGGGGAGCTATACATTGCCTCTTTTACCGATATGGTTGTTGATGGTGAACTTACTGATGGCATTGGAATTTTTAAGGCCGAGAGCAAGGAGCGTTTTTTACATGTAAGCCGCGATGCCAAAGGATTGAAGGTAACTTGTCAGTTTGGCACTACACCCCGCAAGCTCGATAAGGCTTGCTTAGTTTTTAACACCGAAAAGGATTTTGGCTATAAGCTTTGCGTAATTGATAATACCAACCGCGACGAAGCCAAGTACTGGCTAAACGATTTTCTGCGTGCCAAACTTCGTAACGACGATTTTTACCAAACCAAGCAGGCAATTAATCTTTGCCGCGAGTTTGTGGAGGAGGTAGTTAGGCCTGAGAACAACTTTGTAAAAGTTGACCAGGCTGATATTCTTTGTAAAACGCGTGATTTTTTTAAGGCAAACGAGGTTTTTGACCTAAAGGAGTTTGAAGAGGTGGTTCTGGAGGAGCCCAAGATGGCTGAGACCTTCCGCGATTTTAAGCAAAAGTATGAGGAAGCAATTGGCTGTAATATCCCTGATAGTTTCAAGATATCAACCGATGCCACCCGGCAATCGCAAAAGTTTTTTAAAAGTGTAGTTAAACTCGATAAGAATTTTCACATATACATTCATGGGGGGCGCGACCGCGTGGAGCGCGGTTTTGATCCCGATACGGGGCTAAACTACTACAAGCTTTTCTTTGACAAAGAGGTATAA